Sequence from the Burkholderia cepacia genome:
CGCGAACAGCCAGCCTGCGACCAGCAGCAGCGGCAGCGTGAACAGCAGCCGGATGCCGAACACGCGCAGTTCCTGCTCGCGCTGGGCCGCTTCGAGCTTGCGGTCGGCCTGCGCTTCGAGTTCGCCGAGCGCGAGCCGGGTTGCGCCCTGCTCACGCTCGAGCGCCTGCGCGGCCTGCTTCAGCGTGCCGATGCGGGCCTGCGCGTCGCGTTCGCGCTGCGTCGCCGCCTCGAGCGCGCGCGCATGCGCGAGCACGGCCGGATCCTGTTCCGCGCGCTCGGTCGCATGGCGGCTCGCGATCGTCGTGCGAAACGATTCGCGTGCCTGCTGCGTATCCTGCTCGGCCGCGGTCAGCAGCATCGACGCCTGTTCGGTTGCGTCGCGATTCGCGGTCAGGTCCGCCGACAGCTTCGCGAGCGTCTGGCGCAGCGGCGCGGCCGCCTGCCGGTCGATGAACGCGTCGCGGTCCAGCGTCACCTCGACGCGCGGCAAATCGCCGACGATCAGGCCGCCGAGTCCGATCAGGAAGCCGGCGAACACGACGGCGATGATCCACAGCGCGCGCTGGAACCACACTTCGGCCAGCCGCAGTCCCTTGGTCGATATTGTCATGCGTGATGGGCTCCATGGACGCCGGCCCCGTCGCGCGTCGGCGTGACGCGCGCCCGGCGATGAGCGAAAAAAGGGGCTACGTCAAGGATGCTGCCAGATGTGCGCCGCGCGGCGCAACTTCAGCGCCGCGGCAGGTGCGCCGCTCAGCGCATGCGGCGCCGGCACGACGCATTGCGCGGCGCGCCGTCAAACGCCGCGCTCGCACGCGGCCCGGTTCATGCACGCGCGGCTCAGGCGGGCTTCGTTACCGTTTTCTCGTCGTGCCGCACCAGCAGCACCGGCCGGTCCGCCGCGCGCAGCAGCGACTCGGCGACGCTGCCGAGCAGCAGCCTGCGCAGGCCGTGCCGCCCGCTCGTGCCCATCACGATCAGGTCGGCATCGGTTTCGGCCGCCGTACGCATCAGCACGGCCGCGATGTCCTCGCCATATGCTGTCAGCGCGCGCACCGTGCCCGGCACGTGGTGCGCATC
This genomic interval carries:
- a CDS encoding universal stress protein, with protein sequence MYKRIFVGLDGSPSARLALNEAIRIAVASGGAITCASVVEHKTQLVDVDAGFADTREPEPSALDAATLVLDDAKAALDAHHVPGTVRALTAYGEDIAAVLMRTAAETDADLIVMGTSGRHGLRRLLLGSVAESLLRAADRPVLLVRHDEKTVTKPA
- a CDS encoding zinc ribbon domain-containing protein — protein: MTISTKGLRLAEVWFQRALWIIAVVFAGFLIGLGGLIVGDLPRVEVTLDRDAFIDRQAAAPLRQTLAKLSADLTANRDATEQASMLLTAAEQDTQQARESFRTTIASRHATERAEQDPAVLAHARALEAATQRERDAQARIGTLKQAAQALEREQGATRLALGELEAQADRKLEAAQREQELRVFGIRLLFTLPLLLVAGWLFAKKRGSRYWPFVWGFIFFALYGFFVELVPYLPSYGGYVRYLVGIVLTVAVGQYAIRALSRYLEQKRREEQQPDVSRREAIDFVTAYARIAKKVCPGCERPLDTADPNANFCPHCGICVFNACGQCRTRKNAFSRFCPSCGTFAGTTAPATPSTPAA